CCGGCGAGATCGCCGTGGTCTCTGCCCGACCGGTGCGGATCCGGCAACTGGCCGAGCAGGGGAACCCGTCCGCCTGGGCCCTGCTTCAGCTGATGAAGGACCAGAGCCGCTTCCTTGCGACCATCCAGGTGGGCATCACCCTGGCGGGCTTCCTGGCCAGCGCCTCCGCCGCGGTGGGCCTTTCGGCCGGCCTGGGAGCGGCGCTGCAGCGGCTGGGCGTCTCACCGGCCGTGGCCGGCAGCGCCGCCGTGGTCGCCGTGACGCTGCTCCTCTCCTACCTGACGCTCGTGCTGGGGGAGCTGGTGCCGAAGCGCATCGCGCTGCAGTCGCCCGAGCGGGTCGCCTTGCTGGTGGCCCGCCCGGTGCTGTTGATCGCCCGCCTGACCCGGCCGTTCGTCGCGCTCCTCACCGCGTCCACCAACCTGGTCGTGCGCCTGCTGGGCGGCCAGGCGCAGCCGGCCGAGCCGGGCATCTCGGAGGAGGAGCTGCGGCTGTACGTCGCCGAGAACACGGGGCTGCAGGAGGCGGAGAAGCGGATGATCGCCGGCGTCTTCTCCTTCGGCGACCGCAGCGTCCGCCAGGTGATGGTCCCCCGCACCGAGATGGCCTGCCTGCACCAGGACGCGCCGCTGCCGGAGGCGCTGGCGGAGGTGCGCCGCCACGGGTTCTGGCGCTATCCGGTCTACCGGGAGGACTACGACGACATCGTCGGGATGGTCACCGTGAAGGACCTGCTGCGCCACGCCGACCCACAGGCCGGTCTCCGCACGGTCGCGGACGTCATGCGCCCCGCCTGGTTCGTCCCGGAGTCCAAGCAGGCCCTGAGCCTCCTGAAGGAGATGCAGGCGGCCGACGAGCAGCTGGCCGTGGTCGTCGACGAGTACGGCGGCGTGTCCGGGCTGGTCACCATGGAGGACCTTCTCGAGGAGATCATCGGCGAGATCGCGGAGGAGCCTTCGCCGCCGTCGGCAGAGCCGCGGGAGCTGGAGCTGGACGGCGGCGAGCCGGTGGATGAGGTGGCTGAGCAGTTGCACATCCCCATTCCCCGCAGCCCCCACTACGAGACTCTGGCGGGGTACATCCTGCACCACCTGGGCGCCATCCCGTCCGAGGGCGACGAGCTGGCCGTCAGCGGGTGGCGGCTGCGGGTGGTGCGCATGGACGGGCACCGCATCGACCGGGTGAGGGCGGTGCCGGATGCGCCGGACGCTCCCGGGGCGTCGGACCGGCCGGAGCCGCCCGAGCGGCAGGGGATGCGGGACCGGGCTTCGCCCTCCGGACCGCCAGCCTCCTGAGCGATCTGCAGCCGGTCTCCGCCACCGCGCGTCTAACCCCGGGGACGAGCGGCATAGACAGGGGTAGAGTCGACTGCCCGGGAGGTGCCGCCCGTGCGCGAGCCCACCCTGCCCCTGAAAGGGTTCTGGACCCTGCTGCTCGCCGTCGGCATGGGGCTGATCCTGCTGCTCCTGTTCGCCACCCTGGAACCCCGCCCGCTGGACGCGGATGCCCTTAACTACTTCCCCGCTTCCCTGGTGGAGGAGGGGCGGCGCTTCGCCCGGGAGGCCCGGGTGGCGGCCAGCCTCAGGGCGCTGGCGTCCCTGGGCGCGCTGGCGTGGCTCTGCTTCCACCCGGCGGGGGCCCGGCTGCTCGCCCGACTGGAGGCGCGCGGCGGGGACCGGTGGTGGCGGCAGGTCGCCTGGGTGGCGGTGGGGATCGGGCTCGTCACCGCCGCGGTGGAACTGCCCTTCGCCTATTACCTGGGCCATGTCCACGAGCGCGCCTACGGCCTCACCCGCCGGAGCGGCTTGAGCTGGCTGGGCGACCACCTCCTGGGGCTGGCCCTGGACACCGTCGTCTCGACGCTGCTCTGGCTGGCGCTCTACGCCCTCATCCGGCGCAGCCCCCGCCGCTGGTGGGCGGGGGCCGGCCTGATCACGGCGGCCTACAGCCTGCTGCTGGCGGTGCTGTATCCCGTGCTGCTCCTGCCCCTTTTCCACCAGGTGCGCCCCGTGTACGATCCCCAGGTCCTGGGGATGATCCGGGCCCTGGCGGAGCGGGCCGGCGTGCGGGTGGAGAAGGTGGCGGAGGTGCGGGTGGGGCACGAGTCCAGCCGGATCAACGCGATGGTGGCCGGGATCGGCCCCACCAAGCAGGTGCTGCTTTACGACACCCTGCTTCGGGAGCTGACGCCCGCGGAGGTGGAGGCCGTGCTGGCGCACGAGCTCTCCCACGCCGTGCATGGGGACCTCTTCCGGGGATGGGCCCTGCAGGCGGCACTGGACGCCGCGTCCATGGGGCTGGCGGCCTGGATGCTGTGCGCGATGCGAGGGGTCGCCCCGCTGGGGCTGCCGGGCCCGCACGCGCCGCGGGGCATCGCGCTGCTCATGCTCTTCTTCAGCCTCTGCAACGTCGCAGGCGGGCCGGCGCAGGCGGCGCTCTCCCGCCGCGCCGAGGTGCGGGCAGACAGGTACGCCCTGGAGCTCACGCAGAACCCCAGGGCGCTGGTGCAGAGTTTCCAGAAGCTGGCCCGGGCCAATCCCGGGGACGTGGCGCCGCCGCCCCTGGTGGAGTTCCTCAGCTACTCCCACCCGTCGATCATGCGGCGCATCCGGGCGGCGGAGGGGCGGTAGGCTGAACGGCGCCGGGCGTGACGGCGCCCGGCGCCGAGGCGCTAGACAAAGCGGCGGAACGCGAGCGACACGTTGGTGCCGCCGAAGCCGAAGTTGTTACAGAGGGCAGCCTCCACACCGCGGACCTCCCGGGCCGTGTGGGGCACGTAGTCCAAGCGGCACTCCGGGTCGGGCCTGTGCAGGTTGATGGTCGGCAGCAGCACCTGGTGGTACAGCGAGAGCACGGTCAGGATCGCCTCGATGGCCCCCGCCGCCCCCAGGAGGTGGCCGTGCATCGACTTGGTGCCGGAGACGGCCAGCTTCCGGGCGTGATCGCCGAAGACCTGCTCGATCGCCAGGCTCTCCTGCACGTCGCCCAGGTCGGTGGAGGTGGCGTGCGCGTTGATGTAGCCCACGTCCTCCGGGTTCAGCCGGGCGCTGCGCAGGGCGCCCTTCATCGCCAGGACCGCGCCCCGGCCCTCCGGGTGCGGCGCGGTGATGTGGTACGCATCCCCCGACATGCCGGCGCCGGCCAGTTCGGCGTAGATCCGGGCGCCCCGCCGCCTGGCGTGCTCCAGCTCCTCCAGCACCAGGCAGCCCGCGCCCTCGCTCATGACAAAGCCGTCCCGGTCCGCGTCAAACGGGCGGGAGGCGCCCTGGGGGTCGTCGTTCCGGGT
The nucleotide sequence above comes from Symbiobacterium thermophilum IAM 14863. Encoded proteins:
- a CDS encoding hemolysin family protein, producing the protein MQHWRALGLILGLVLINAFFAAGEIAVVSARPVRIRQLAEQGNPSAWALLQLMKDQSRFLATIQVGITLAGFLASASAAVGLSAGLGAALQRLGVSPAVAGSAAVVAVTLLLSYLTLVLGELVPKRIALQSPERVALLVARPVLLIARLTRPFVALLTASTNLVVRLLGGQAQPAEPGISEEELRLYVAENTGLQEAEKRMIAGVFSFGDRSVRQVMVPRTEMACLHQDAPLPEALAEVRRHGFWRYPVYREDYDDIVGMVTVKDLLRHADPQAGLRTVADVMRPAWFVPESKQALSLLKEMQAADEQLAVVVDEYGGVSGLVTMEDLLEEIIGEIAEEPSPPSAEPRELELDGGEPVDEVAEQLHIPIPRSPHYETLAGYILHHLGAIPSEGDELAVSGWRLRVVRMDGHRIDRVRAVPDAPDAPGASDRPEPPERQGMRDRASPSGPPAS
- a CDS encoding M48 family metalloprotease encodes the protein MREPTLPLKGFWTLLLAVGMGLILLLLFATLEPRPLDADALNYFPASLVEEGRRFAREARVAASLRALASLGALAWLCFHPAGARLLARLEARGGDRWWRQVAWVAVGIGLVTAAVELPFAYYLGHVHERAYGLTRRSGLSWLGDHLLGLALDTVVSTLLWLALYALIRRSPRRWWAGAGLITAAYSLLLAVLYPVLLLPLFHQVRPVYDPQVLGMIRALAERAGVRVEKVAEVRVGHESSRINAMVAGIGPTKQVLLYDTLLRELTPAEVEAVLAHELSHAVHGDLFRGWALQAALDAASMGLAAWMLCAMRGVAPLGLPGPHAPRGIALLMLFFSLCNVAGGPAQAALSRRAEVRADRYALELTQNPRALVQSFQKLARANPGDVAPPPLVEFLSYSHPSIMRRIRAAEGR